In Silene latifolia isolate original U9 population chromosome 6, ASM4854445v1, whole genome shotgun sequence, the genomic window TCCATGACCAACGACAATCATTAGGTGGAGAGTAGCTGGTCCAATGAGTCCCTTTCATGTACACATGGTTGATCCATTTCACCCATAGATGATCCTTCTTTGAGGCAATCCACCAAACATACTTACCAAAAAGGGCCTTATTCCAAGTTttgggatctttaatccctaatCCCCCCTCTTTCTTTGAGATACAGCACCTATCCCAACTAACAGCAGGGGCTCTATAATAAGAATCCTGCCCCCCCATAGGAAATTCCTGCAAATCCCATTAATTCTGTTCATAATGCTACTGGGAATGAGAAAAATAGACGCCCAATAAGAGTGAAGGGACTGCAACACAGATGTAACCAAGGTAAGCCTCCCTGCATATGAGAGGTGCTTGGACCCCCAGGCTCTAATCCTTGCAGTAATTCTATTAGTGAGTTTTCTACCTTCATTTTTGGTGAGTTTTTTAGAAGAAATGGGCACTCCTAAATATTTAAAAGGTAAAGCTACTACCCTGAACCCAGAAACTTGAAGAATGTCACCAATAGTCTGGGAATGAACGCCATTGAAAAAGATTTCAGACTTGTCCTTATTAAGGCACAAGCCAGAGGCAGCAGAAAAGGTTGCAAAAGCTCTGAGAATCCACATGATGGACACAGCATTCCCTTTAGAGAATAAAAGAAGATCATCAGCAAAGAGAAGGTGATTCAATTTAATATGACCACAAAGGGGGTGAAATTTGAAGTCATTTTGCTGCCCAACAACTTTAAGAATTCTAGAAAGATACTCCATGCATAAGGTAAAAAGCAAGGGTGAGAGGGGATCCCCTTGTCTTAGACCTCTCTTGCCATGGAAAAAGCCAAAAGAGCTACCATTAAGGGATAAGGAATAGGTAGGGGAGGTGACACATGTCATTATCCAACCAATGAATTGCTGAGGGAAATTAAGGGCAATAAGCATTTGGTGATGAAAATCCCACTCAACACTATCATAGGCTTTCTAAAGATCAATTTTAATGAGGCAACGAGGGGAAGCAGATTTTCTATTGTAAAGTCTCACTATATCCTGGCAAATAAGAACATTCTCTACAATAGACCTCCCTTTCACAAAACCACCCTGGCTGGAACTGACTAATTCAGGCAGGACCTCACCCAATCTATTACAAAAAAGCTTGGCAATGCACTTATAAATAATATTGCAGCAAGCTATAGGACGAAATTCCATAACACTCTTTGGGTTAGGAACCTTAGGAATTAGGGTAATGGTAGTGGTGTTAACCTGTTTTAAAAGTTTCCCAGAAGTGAAGAATCCATGGACAGCCTCACAGATATCCCCACCTACAGTATCCCAGCAATCCTTGAAAAATTGACTGGTGAATCCATCAGGGCCTGGGCTTTTGGAAGCAGGAATAGCAAAGATGCACTGTTTTATCTCCTCAGATTTCACAGGTTTTAATAAGTGCAGTAAGTGCTGATCAGTTAAAGTAGGACCAGTCCTAACAGTAGGTTTATGCACATTGGTAACAAGCTTACTTGTACCCAGGAGAGCAGTGTAATAGTCCAAGAAAGCCTTCTCAATAGTTTGGGGATCATGATGAGTTATACCATGACCATCAACAATTTGCAACACTCTGTTCTGGATGTGTCTTGTTTTAAGTTGACTATGAAAAAACTTAGAATTATCATCACCTCCTTGAAGCCAATCAGTTTTGGTTTTCTGCTGTAAGAAGCTAATTCTAGCTTTATTGAGAAAAGCATAAGAATCAGCAGCCTCCCTTTCAGCTTGCAAAATGGTCTGATCATGAGGATTAAGATGCATCTTTGTTTGTAAATCATCCAAAACAAGCCTAGCAATGTCAGTTGTTTTCTCAATATCATAAAATCTATTTTTATTCAACAACTGGAGGGATTTCTTTAAATTCCTAAGCTTAGTGACAACTTGGTACATTGGAATCCCAGGAACCACCTTGGCCCATTCATGCTTGATAATATCAGTGAATTGAGGATCTAGACTCCACATGTTGAAGTATCTAAAAGGAGTTTTCCTGGTATGAATCTCATTCCTTCTATAGCAGAAGCATGGGCAATGATCAAAAATCCCCTCATTCATAAAGTAAGCACTAGAATCAGGGTAGAGGGACAACCAATCCATGTTAATAAGAAACCTATCAATTCTTGAAAAAACTCTAGTGGTAGGAGGTTGTTTATTGTTCCAGGTGAAGAATGACCCTTGAGCAGCAATATCAGTGACCTCACAATAATCCACACATTGTCTAAAAGCTCTAAGTTCATTCCAAGACACATCACTACCCAATCTCTCATTATAGTTCAATAAGGCATTAAAGTCTCCGCAAATACACCAAGGTTTAGTACACAAGTCTTTCAACTGAGTGAGTTGTGACCACAGATTATCCCTTTCACTGTCAGAGTTGGAACCATAAACCACTGTGTACCAGAAAATATCACCAGTGCTAAGTTCAGTAACCTCAACAGTAATATGCTGATCAGAGCTCTTGACAGGAAGTATAGAAAGCATATGAGGTATCCAGATAATCCAAACTCTCCCCCAGGATGATGCCCATTATTGTTTAAGCCATTCCAAAAACTACCTAAATTATGCAGAACAGACTGGAAATCTTGCTCCTTTATTTTAGTATCAACTAGTCTAAACAAGCCAACATTATTTTGGTGTAGAAACTTACTAATAGTTAGTTGCTTGTTTGAATTATTCATACCTCGAATATTCCAAAAACCAATTTTATCCATTATCACCCCTTTGAGTAACTCCACTCCCTTCTTCTTCCTGAATAATAGCCTTACCCTTATCCTTTTCTAGTGAGGTAGCTTCTTTGTAGGAGATGCCAGGCCTAAGATGAGTAGCAACAGTATGCTCCTGCCTAGCAAGTTGAATGATAGGGCTAGCTGGTGTAGGTAATGCAAAAGAATCATGTCTAGTAGGACCACCAAATGGAGGAGTCATAGGGTCCACTGTAGGAGGATTCTGAATAGGGCTATCAGCTGGTTTAGTGACAGGTTTGACAACTAGTCTCCACACCTGTGTTGGTTTCTGGGGACGTGGAGCAACTGCTTTTTTCCTACACTCACCATTAGAATGACCAATGCCCTTACAAACATCACAAACAACTGGTTTCCATTCATACTCCACACACACACTGACCTCTTGACCTTTCTCATCCTTAAAGAATATCTTGTCAGGAAAAGCTTGGCCAACTTGGACTTCCACCATGAGCCTGGCATACCCTAGACGACTCTTATCTAAGGTAGCACCATCAGCTCTCATATAGGTCCCAAGTAATGTTGCCAATTTTGCCAAACACTTCTCCCCCCAGAATTTGAGGCCTAACCCACAAAGACGAACCCATATAGGTACAGCTTTAACCGGTTCCTTAGCCATGGAAGTAGTTTCAGTCCATGCCTTAACAACTAAGGGTTTGTTCTCAAACATAGGAAAACCCTGCTTAAGAACCAAATCCCTACATTCCAGAGTGGGGAAATGGACAAGAAAGGCTCCATTAGGCAAGAACGATATTTTGTCATACTTATATTTACCCCAGAGATTGCTGATAAACCCAGATAGCCTAGCCCATGGAGGGTTTCCACCCAAGACATAACATATAACAGCGGTTGACCAATATTTAATCTCAGAGGTGACATCATCAACAGTTATCTGAAGTAATTTTGTAGAAGGGTTACCAGGAGCCTGAGAAGAACGCTTACCAGTAACCTGAGTCCAAcctgtttcatcaatcttctGAGTGTCAGCGTCAATCAGATTGTTGTCCTCAGCTACCGTAGAGTCCTCATCCTCCGACGTAACATCCTCCACAACTACCTCAGAAAGATTCAGTACTGGTATTCCTACTATTTCACTTACTGGTTTGGTGATTTTTGCATCAGAAGACTGTGGAATTTGTAAATCATTGTTGGTATTATCAGACATATCGTTATCTAATCGAAGATTCTCTGTATGAGTGAAAGAAAGACGTAATTTTGCTTTAGATTTTAGTTTTGCTTTATTGAGAGAAGATTTAGGACGAGATTTCTTGGCCATTTGCCAGAAACCCTAATTTCCCAGGGAGAGTTCATCGTTCCTCTCTCTAGGATTCATTCTCTCGGTTTTTTCAGAAAATATTGATTTtcgacatgtaatctttgaaagcacgaatgtggttcaaagggttttcatgccccttgaattttggaatgtcagtcatgttgaagttggaaagcaattgagcatttaccgcctcatactacgattgttctccctatagatatcatctcccttaaggtacattagttgttcctccaagtattggagtcgtttttcagcttcagtaggacctagtggGGGGTTGACTTCTGGCTGTCtcacaaagggtggaaggttatcatgcacgctcATGTCAGGAACATCATTatctgcaggaggaagtctagtttctacagcaaccattcggccttcaatagcattgaggcgagcataagcttggtattcgcttgtttggagacggatgAGCGCAGCacggattagatcattaccatttccgggttgtccattaacacttgcgtgactagttccaggcatcttggaaactgagcATTGGAGaacgatgacgaatcaaaacacgatcgaccattttagcacacttactcaaaaaagactcaacttgtgaagtggg contains:
- the LOC141588373 gene encoding uncharacterized protein LOC141588373 — its product is MTCVTSPTYSLSLNGSSFGFFHGKRGLRQGDPLSPLLFTLCMEYLSRILKVVGQQNDFKFHPLCGHIKLNHLLFADDLLLFSKGNAVSIMWILRAFATFSAASGLCLNKDKSEIFFNGVHSQTIGDILQVSGFREFPMGGQDSYYRAPAVSWDRCCISKKEGGLGIKDPKTWNKALFGKYVWWIASKKDHLWVKWINHVYMKGTHWTSYSPPNDCRWSWKQIAHTMETFKAAYVSDNWLGTSANYTPKEGYIWLRPSHPQVLTAIFVMMSLKIICISSTNVISVIVKQAIRDVSKRFWSRNKSAINSNEDAWLQRLKTL